AGGTAGTGATCAGGAGGTCTTTTTAGGCAGAGATTTAATCCATACCCGTCCTTCTTATGCAGAGAGCACAGGTAAAGCGATTGATGCTTGTGTTCGCCAGCTGGCAATTCAAGCTCTTAATGAGGCGATCGCCTTGTTGGAGCCGCGTCGGGAGGTGATGGACCGTCTTGTTGAGGCCTTGATTGCGGAAGAGACCCTATCGAGTTCGCGTTTTTATGATTTAGCCGGTCTTGATGAACCCCTCAGTCAATCCGTTCTGGCTGAAAAGCCAGCTGTGACTTGATTCGCTCTACTCCAGTGGCAAAGATCATCTGGACGATTGGGCGGTTTGGGCTCTTGTTGATCCCCTTGATTGTCATTATCTCCAGGCTGCAGGTTGAGTGGTACTGGTTCGATCAATTTGAACTCGGGTCTGTTTACGGCAAACGCTTACTCCTTCAATTAGGTGGGGCACTGTTTGCTTTTTTGTTTGTTGGTAGTTGTGCTCTTTGGCGTCAGTCTTGGCTGCGCCCGTCTGAATCCGAAAAAAATGAGCGAAGCCCTGTTCTAACGGGCTATCGCTATGGGTTCTGTCTCCTGGCGTGCCTCCTTGTCCTTCTCTCCGTTCTGGCCATTGACACGCGACTGGCTTGGCTCGCCTGGATCGAACCTTTTTCATTGTCGTACTGGTGGAGTCTGCCCTTTTCGACAGGTTGGCCGCTGCTGAGTTTGTCGATTCTGATGCTGACATTGATCATGTTCGGGCTCACTCGCAGTCGACGTTTAGGTCTCACCCAGGTTTATGGAAGTGTTTGTATTTGTTTGATCGTTGCGCGGAGCTGGGGACTCTGGAGTCTTGCTTTTTCGATTCCTAATCTCGGCCGCGTTGAACCTATGCTCGGGTCTGATGTGAGCTTTGGTTTAGGTCGTTTTTCTGCAATCGCGTTTGGCCTCGAGTTAGTGCTTTTGCAGCTTTCACTCACACTGAGTACAGCTTTATGGAGTCGATTAACACGCTCAACTTGCCTAAGTGATTGGGCTTTTCCAGGATTAACTGCGCGTCAGCGACATGGTTTGAGACCTGGGTTTGCCTTGGTGCTGATGAGCTTCTCAGGATTGATGTGGCTCTCAAGGCACCAGTTGCTTTGGACTCAGGATGGAATTGTTGCAGGTGCCGGTTGGCTCGATGTTCATCTGCTGCTTCCTCTGAGATCCCTTGGCTCGATTGCGCTGCTTGTGTTGGCGTTTGTTGTTTTGCCATCACCCTTTTCCAGTGTTCGACGCCGTCAGTTACGGCTGATTCTGGCCTTTATTGCTATCGCGTCCTTTGGCTTGGAGATGGTGCTCTTCCCTTTGATGCACTGGCTTGTGGTGCGTCCGCGGGAATTACAGCTCGAGCGCCCTTACATAAGTCGAGCGATAGAGGCTACCCGTCACGCTTATCAATTGGATGCAATTGAGACTGAGCCTTTTGATCCTTCGTCTCGATTGAGCCGCGAAGATCTTCGGGACGGTGCGAGTACCTTGCGCAATATCCGTTTGTGGGATAGTCAACCGCTTCTTGCGACCAATCGGCAGCTACAACAGCTCAGGGTTTACTACCGCTTTACCAATGCAGCGGTAGATCGCTATCAGTTGCGTCCTGAATTACTTGAACGCCAGCAGGTGATCCTTGCTGCTCGTGAACTCGACCAAGCAGCCCTCCCCAAGCGATCACGCACCTGGCAAAACCGTCATTTTGTCTTTACGCATGGCTTTGGATTCACGATGAGTCCAGTGAACTCAAGAGGAGCAGACGGACTACCTGATTATTTCATTAGCGATATCGGTAGTTCAGAGCGTATTAATGGTAATAAAGCTCTTGATATTAGTCGCGCTGATGTCAAAAAAAATGTACCAATTGGCCGGCCTGCATTGTATTTTGGAATGCTACCTTCTCCCTATGCCGTTGCTCCAACTCAAATTGAGGAGTTTGATCATCCAGAAGGCGACGTAAACACTTACAACCATTATTCAGGGAGAGCTGGCATTCCTCTGGCATCTTTTGGACAGCGGATTGCTGCATCGATTTATATCCGTGATCCAAGGTTGCTTAATACGGGCGTTTTGAAACCTGATTCACGTTTGTTGCTTCGACGAGACGTTAAAAAGCGTGTAAAGGCATTAGCACCATTTCTGCAGTTGAAAGGTGATCCCTATCTTGTTTCTGTTCCCATGGAGTCTGGTCTTGATCAGTATCATGACGATCAACATCAGTATTGGATTGTTGATGGATTCACCAGCTCCAATACCTATCCCTATGCCTCAACACTTCCAGACGGTAAGGAGATGCGATATTTGCGCAACTCGGTGAAGGCGATTGTTGATGCCTATAACGGAACTGTTCATCTTTATGTGAGTGAACCTGACGATCCGATGATTCGTGGTTGGCAGAAGGTGTTTCCTGAATTGTTCCAACCCTTGGAATCAATGCCCACTTCTTTGCGTCAGCATCTCATGGTTCCTAGTTCCATGTTTGAACTGCAGGTTCAACAATTGCTCCGTTATCACGTTACCGATCCTCGTATTTTTTATAGTGGTGATGATGTTTGGCAGGTTCCAAAAGAGCTATATGGAAAGACGCAGATTCCTGTTGCTCCATATCATATAACAGCACAATTGAAGCGAAGCTTAGACTCTGAATTCTTGCTTTTACAACCACTTACTCCGCTAGCACGTCCCAATCTCTCCGGTTGGTTGGCAGCCAGAAGTGATGCTGATCATTACGGAGAACTCGTTCTCCTGCGTTTTCCTAGTGATGTACCGATTTTTGGGCCTGAACAGATTCAGGCTTTGATTAATCAGAATCCTGAAATCAGTCAACAGTTTGGTCTCTGGGATCGCGCGGGTTCTCAAGTTGTGCAAGGCAACCTTTTGGTGGTGCCACTCGGGAATGCTCTTCTCTATGTGGAGCCGATTTATCTAAGAGCACGTCGTGGTGGCTTGCCAACCCTAACGCGCGTTGTTGTCAGCGATGGAAGTCGTGTGGCGATGGCGAATGATTTAAATACGGGTCTAGAAGCACTGCTTCAGGGAAGTGGATCGAAGGATGTTGTTGTTCAGGAGCTTGATCAGTCTTCATAGAGCTGGTCCTTTTCACAATGTTTTACCAGGCTTAAATAAAATAAAAAGCCTCCAAATAAGCAAAAGTGTGATAAATATGCTTGTATAAGTGCCTACTTGTGGTTATCTTTCAATTGCTTATTGGGGATGATCTAAGCCAATCACAAAGGCAATTTACACCAGCTTGAACGCAATGCCGAAGCTAATACCGGCTAGGTAATGAGTCAGAGCATGTGTTGCTGTGTAGGACTGGTTAATGTGCGGCATCAAGGAATGATGAGACATAAAAAATCGGGATAGATCACTGATCTATCCCGAACACTCAATCATCAGTTTTGATCTCCTCAACCCCCTGTAAATCATGAAATTTACAGGGTTATGAAGGTATCAATCAGCCAATTGCAGCAAAAAACTCTTTGCTGCCCTTGGGATCAGGCTTCATGGTCTTCTCCCCTGGTGTCCAGTTAGCTGGACAGACTTCATCTGGATTTGACTGAACGTACTGGAATGCCTGAAGTACTCGGAGGGTCTCGTCAACATTCCGGCCAACAGGCAAGTTGTTGATCGTGGCGTGCATGATCACACCCTCGGGGTCGATGATGAACAAGCCACGCAGAGCCACGCCTTCAGCGTCATCGAGAACGTTGTAAGCAGTGGAAATTTCTTTCTTCAGGTCTGAAACGAGCGGATAGTTAATATCGCCGATTCCGCCTTGATTGCGTGCGGTTTGGATCCAGGCAAGGTGACTGAATTGGCTGTCTACGGAAATACCCAGCACTTCAGTGTTTTTGCTTGAGAAATCGGAGTAGCGATCGCTGAACGCCGTGATTTCTGTTGGGCAGACAAAGGTGAAGTCTAGAGGGTAGAAAAACAGGACCACATACTTGCCGCGGTACTGAGACAAGCTGATCTCTTGGAACTCCTGATCCACTACAGCGGTGGCGGTGAAATCAGGGGCCTGTTGGCCCACGCGCAGGCAACCGTTGTCGGTCATGATGAAAGCTCGATGGGTAGTGACGGAAGCAATGGACCAGACTCAATCCAAAGTCGGTCCAACTTCTAGTTACAAGGCTTAATTTATCACGCCCTCCATGAGTGCCGTGGGGTGAATTTCGAATAGCTTGCTGACGATGGAGCTCTAATATCGTTTGATGATTGATCAATCCATGTCTTGGGATCAGGCCTTATTGCGGAAATTCAGCAGTACAGGTCACTTCCGACTCTTAAATCAAGTCCGCAGTGAGCTCAAAAGTCAGCCATTGAACCGTGACCCTCATACCAGAAATCTCACCCTTCAGGCCAGGCCGCACCATGGGCAGTCTGTACGACAACAGCGACGCCCAAATCCTGTTCCCGAGGATCAACCAATATTGACGCTTGAAGAAACATCAAAGGACAACCAAACATCTTTCAGAGAAAGACTTAACGCGATCGAAATGCGCTGAGTTTTAGTCGTATTTAACGATCTGATCAATACATAAAGTGGCTCGGGGGAGACTTGAACTCCCGACCTTGGGGTTATGAATCCCACGCTCTAACCAGCTGAGCTACCGAGCCATAACCTCTACATTTTAGACGATCGCCTGAACGTCTTAGGCCGGCCGACGTGCAGGAAGCTTCGCCATTGGATCTAATGCTGAACCACCACGTTGGCGAATTTCAAAATGCAGATGAGGTCCTGTACTTCTTCCAGTACTTCCCATCAGTGAAATTTTCGCTCCTTGGGGAATGATCTGACCTTTGCGAACGAGCAGGCGGCTGTTGTGGGCATAACGGCTGGATGAACCGTCGGGGTGAGTCAATTCCACCAAATAACCGTATCCGCTACTCCAACCAGAAAATTTCACAACGCCATCTCTGGCAGCAACGATTGGAGTCCCGACGTTGTTTGCAATGTCAATTCCCTTGTGCATTCGACCCCATCGCCATCCGAAACCGGATGTAAACACCCCCTTTGTGGGCCACATGAAGCTTTGATTGCCTTCTCCACCCTCTTCGATGCCTGGCAATGCTGGCAGAGAGGGAAAGCTTGCCCCTCCAGATCCAGTTGGGCGAATCGCAAGCAGAGCGCGTGGAGAAGCCTTGGCAACTCGCACTTCACTGCCAATTGCTAAACGGGCTAGATCGAGGCCTGGGTTCAGTGAGCGCAATTCGCTCAAGCTCAGACCTTGATCTCGAGAAAACGTTGATAAAGACTCGTTGGCTTTGATTCGAACAACGGCTTGTGGAGCAGGAGGTGATTGAAGTGGTGCCTTGCGAAGAACCGTGGTTCCGTCAACACGGGTAGCGTTAACAAGACTTTCCTCTGCTTCGGCGGGGATGACAATCCATGCCCCAGCTTTGATGGACTCAAAGGATGACTGGTCGTTAAGTGCAGTTAAATCAGGGGAGGAAAGCCCGAGATCCGCGGCTATATCTTTAAGAGTGCTTCTTTTTGAAACCTTTACCCATATTCTGCTTTGGGTTGATGGTGCTGATGCCAAGAGGACAGGGGCCTCTACATGACCGGCATCAGCAAATCCTGGGTGCTGAGACAAAACAGACAAGGACGTTCCTGATGCGATTGCCGTAACGAGAACGAGAATGGGCTTCATCTGAGTCAGCGATTTTTAACGCTCCTGGAGAAGCCACCACAGCTCAGGAACGGGCTGAAAGTAGCGGGTGTGTGAGATCGGCGCAAGGGCTGAAGTGTCAGCTTGCCAATTACCACAGCTGAAGCTGCGAACCTGCTTGATGGCTGACGATGGCACAAGCCACAGAAAGATTGAGGCTCCGCACGCCTCCTTGGCCATCTTCTCCGGCACTGCAGGGCATTGAAATGGTCGTGATTTGGTGGCAGCGGCTGCGTATTGTTTCCGGTAGGCCAGTGTCTTCGCGACCGAACAACAAAACATCTCCTTTTTGGAACTCCATGTTCCGAAGGAGAATCCCTCCGCGACGGCTACAGCCAATCACCCTTGAGGGCTGAGCTAGTGACTCGAAAAACGCGTCAACATCCTTGTGGATCGTGAGGTCAACGTGGGGCCAATAATCAAGACCAGCTCTTTTTAAATAACGATCTTCAAGACTGAATCCAAGTGGTTCAATTAGATCCAGTGGTAAACCAAATGCTGCGCAAGTGCGGGCAATGTTTCCTGTATTTGGAGGAATTCGTGGTTCGAATAGTGCCACCCTTAAGGGTTTTTGGATCAGGGACTGCTCCTCTGATGATTGATTGTTTGAAACTTTGTTCACGGAACGAGTATGCCTAATTGAGAGAGATTCAAAGCTCTTCCTTGAACAACAAGCCAGCTATCGGTCGCGTGTTGTTCTAAGCGTTGGGCCAGCCAGCCTTGGCGGTCCCTAAACAATCCACCAATCTTTGTTGCTGGGACAACACCCCAGCCTGTTTCTTCAACCACAATCACGACGGGGCGTTTTCGTGTAAGAAGACTTTGAATCAACTCTTCTACTTCTTCCTCCCACTGCAGATCATTGTGATCAAGATGCAAGGCAGTAAAACCGCCAAGGGCATCGATCAGTAAGGGTTGATTGGCCTCCTCTCTTCGAATGCATTCAGCAAGCTTTGATCCTGGTTCGCGCAGCTGCCAGTGCAAGGGGCGTCTCTCTCGATGCAGTCGCATCCGTTCTTCCCAGCTTGGATCGTTCGAACGTTGAGCCGAGGTCGCGACGTAGGTCACAGATTCTTGAGCGTTGAGCAAATGTTCAGCCCATCGGCTTTTCCCTCCACGGCTGGGTCCGCTTACAACAATGATTCCGTTGGGAACATCGGGTTTTATGGCGTTTGGATGCACCAAGGAGTTATCCGCCTCCGTTCATACCTCGCAATGTGGCAACAGAGGATGGACTGACGCGGTTGAGATAGCGGAAGATCCAATATTTAAAAATGGTCGCTAAAATCACTGGAAACGTAGCGATGAAAAGAAGAATAAAGTTTTCACGGGCTGGGAATCCAAAATGGTTGGCAATTCCATCAAGAAGCACAGTCCAACCTTCTGGACTATGGAATCCAACAAAGATATCTGTAAAAAGAATAATCGCGAAGGCTTTGGCAGAGTCGCTTAATCCGTAGACAGCTTCATCAAAAAATCCTCGAAGAACTCTGAGCTCTTCACGACTGAACAAGCAGACAACGACAAAGGCAATCGTGGCAGAAATGTCTGCTAAAACATTTTTCACAGCATGGGTGCTTTCTGCGTCGGCCTCTTCTTTGAGCTCAGAAGCTTTTTTCCCAAGCTGTTGTTGCAGTTCTTCTTGGCTTGGGATTGTGTCACCGCGAAGCAGTGCATCGAATTCAATTTCTGCCTTGTACACTCTCAATTTTTCTACAGCTTGCTCTTCGAGTTGTGGCTTTGGGTAACTCAAGAAGGGGAGATCTGGAGCAAAGCGATCTACAGCAGGACTAATGATGTAGGTGCGGCTGACCTGTTGGACTAACAAAGGCACAAGAATCAGCAGCAAGAGAACTTTCAATGAGATAAGGGTTGAATCCCTTCGTCTCCGAAATCCTGCAACTAATGTCGCTTCCCCAGCTGGATTGAGCTGCCGTCGCACCTTGTCGAAGACCCCAAGCAGTGATCGCGGAAGCGGATCTGGATCGCGAGTCATGGTCGGAGCGGTCGAGACCCGTTTGGGGCTGTACCGGTTCACGACACTTTCAATGAGCTGAAGTTGACGCAGTTCCTGAGGATCCAGCTGAGAGCGCTGGTATTCCAGTTGATCGAGCGATGCTCGACAAACATTGATGGCAACACGAAACTTCCGCAGAACGGTTGCCTGGACTGATTTCGGAACAGAGAGCTCTAGATCGGGACGGATGGGTCGGTCGCCGTAGTACTCCAGCTCCAAGCTCTGGATTAATAAGGCCGCCTCGTAGCCCCGATCGAGATCAGAGTTGACATCAAGGGCGTTGGCCTTTCCAAAGGCTCCTATCCAATTGCGAAATGCCATATCTGATCAGCGGGAGAAGACCCACCAAGTGGCCATTGGCACAATGGTTCCGACCACTAGCAGCACAATCACCCAGGTGAAGCCGTTGCTCTCGCGCGTTTCCTCAACCGTGGGCACGTTTGTGGGAATCGTGGTGCGTTCTATTTCAATCGGAGGACCTGGATCTTCGCCTCCATTGAGAACGACCGCAATCCGTTCAATTCCATCCATTGATGCCTGGCGGAATCTCTCTCCATCGCGCATTGGCTGAATCATTGTGGTCCGGCCGGTGCTGCGGAGTAATGCGTCTGGAAGTTGATCGCTCAGCTCTGGTGAGACAACAACCGCAGCTTGTTTGCTCTGTGTTTCTTCAAGGAAAAGAATGAGAGGACGTTCACTTCTGTTCTCATTGTTTGACCACCGCTCCACTAACTCTTCTCCAAACCCTGAAAGACTCAGCCCATAGTCCAGTCGCCGCAGTGTGATCAACCGGGCATCAACCTTGGAGGATTCCAGTTGATTCAGCCGACTTTCAATTTCTTTCTTTCCAGCCCGACTGAGTACATCAGCTGAATCAAGTACGGCTTCTTCCGGCGGCTGAGCTGGTAAATCTTGGGGAGACAAGGCGAAAACCGCGGGCACTGCCAAAAAGAAGCAGAGGCTTGCGGCGATGAGCAGCTGCAGAGACTTGAAGAGGCTAGGCATCATGTGACGTTCGATTTGGAGAGTCTGCCGTCAGCTGGCAAGGCTGTCGTAATTCAAAGCCATGATCGCGTCCATCACGGCTTGAGCTTTGCCTTGAGGTAGATCAACGCTTTGAGCAAGCTCGTTGAGGAACGCTTGTTCCTCTGTGGTCACAGTTCTATCAGCGTGAACAAGTTGAACGGCCACGGCGAGAGCCGTTTCCTTTTGGGACTCTTTGAGTTGAGGAAGGGCATCTTTGATCAATTGATTTGATCCATGCTCGCGAAGGCGTTTGAGCAGTTGGTCAAACAACATTGCCATTTCACTTTCGCTTCGATCTTTATATGGAGTTCGATATTCCAGTTGACGTCTTAAAGCATGCGCTTCATCCTTTCCTAATACTCCATCGCAAGCCACTGTGGCCAGCGCAATTGCGGCAAAGGCTTCAGATTCAGTCATCAGCGTTGGGGGGTTGCTTCTATTTCAGCAAGAGTGCATCGATCTGACTGCTCATGAGTTGCAAAATATGTTGAGATCCTCCCAATGGTGTTTGCTCGCAGGCGTTCTTGTTTTGGGGCTTTCAATCCTTAACGCCAGCACCGCTGAAACCATCACTCCAAGCCTGGAGCGAGCCGATGTTCTTGCCGGGATGGCGGGCGTTGGTTTGATGCTTGTTTCCATCCTCTGGACACGGGCCTCCCCACGCAGTCCTGAAGCTGTTGAGTTGGACGGAGAGCAGGGTTTTGTGCTCTCTTCCAGCTTGACCGATGCTGTACGGGCTGAAATGGCGTGGGGTAGCCATCAATTTCTTACCGCGACCTCTGCAGCCACGATTCTTGTCTTTTGGAAGGGCTCGGTTCTGCTTCGCCGTGGTCTTTTAGGAACTGGTGATTTTGAACCTGGCCAAATTTGTCGACGAGCCCTTCAAAAGCAAGAGCTTGTTTCCCTAGTGAAAACAGCCCTCTACCCGGGCAAAGTTGAGTTTGACCCCGTTTTGCCCGGCTTGCCTTCCGTGATGGTGCAACCCCTCGGAGAAAGTGGCTGGGTTGTGATTGGTGGCTGGTCAGAGCGTTGTTTCAGTCGATCCGATGAACGATGGCTGACGGGTTGGGCTGAAAGACTTAAAACAACACTGGAGCTTGAGAACGCTGGGGTGTTTGATCCTGACCATTCTTCTTTTCCTCAATCGTGAGCTCGGAACGAACTTTGTTTCCTGGAGCTGAGAAAATCAGTGATCCTTTCTCTCCTACAGATCCATTGAGCGTTTGTGCCTCTGTAATTTGATTGTTTTCATCTCGTTCTACCCGAACGTTTCCAGTCGCTAATACTTCGTCTGTTTCCCAATTCCATCGGCATTTGCGCGCGCGTAACCGTTCGCCTGGTTGTTTGATTCGGCAGCCCTCAGGAATGATCACAGTACTTTGATCGAGTGCAGCGCTAAAACGTTCACCATTGATCTGGATTTCATCGATCAACCCTTCAAATGGGTCGTTACTTTTGAGGGTTTGTTTACGGAAATTCCAGCTGGTGTCTTTGGCGCGTAACAAGCCTTTGTTTTTAGGCATGGTTACTATCACAGGAGATTTAACCGTAATGACCCCTTTCTGGGTATTTCCGGTCAATTTTCGTCCCTCGAGCTGCTCTAAGACAACACCTTCTTGATTACGACGTTGACCAAGAACTGGTCCATCCGCCTCAAGTGCGCCGTTTTCTAGATTCCAAAGTGCATTTCCTGTTCGGACAGCGGTATCTGGTTTCACAGTGAGCGCGAGCTTGTCTTGCCAGCGATCGAGTTGAACAGGACCGCTGAGAGTGAGGTCATTAGTGTCTTGCTGAAGAACGGCAACCGTTGCGGTGATTCGCGAACGAGCATCAAATGCCCTTGGCTTTTCTTCCATCACCAAGCGAGAGAGTTCTGGATTCCAACGCAATCTTTCTCCTTTGATTAATAGCTTTTGTCCATTTATTTGTTGCAATTGAACATCGCCTTCGAGGATTATCTTCTCGCCATCGTTGATGACTACTGCAAACTCAGCTCTAATTTCAAAAGATGGTTTGTTTTTGTTGTAGAGGATTCCAACGGGTTGCTTGGCTCTTACTAGTCTGCGTGACAGTTCATAGCGTGCTTCAGGACTCGAGAGTTTCCAGTCGATATCTCCACTCGATTTTTTTTGTTCGAGTTCCAATTTGCGAAACATAAATGGCAGCGGTGCATCAGTTCCCGAGCGATTGCCTGTGGATGAGGTGCATCCGAGCACGAGGGCGCTAACTATTACTGGAGTCATCCAGGTTGCGCTTTTCAGCAAATTGCTGAAGTGGAAGTGCTGATCGAAAGTCAAAGTGCTTCTTCGAGTTCCAGTCGTTGCATCACTGGCTGAGGTTGGGGTAGGGGATGGCCAGACTCGAGACGTCCCCATACCAGTTGTCCGCTCCAGTTAGCTGTTGTTGAAGGTTGGTTGAGCTGGGACAGAATCCTCTCGCTCAAATCAGGAACAAGAGGTTTTAGAAGCCATCCCACAAGTCGAGCGCTTTCTAGAACTCCGTATAGGTCGACCGCGACTTGAGCTTCTTGACCACCCTTCTTCATTTTGCTCCAAGGTGCTTGATCGTTGAGGTATCCGTTCGCTTGAATGGCGAGTTGAAGGATGGACTCAGCCGCTTTCTGAAAGGCCATGGAGGGCATAGCTTCCCGGGCCGAAGCGATTGCTGTTTCTGCGGCTTGGCGCAACGCATGTTGATCGCTGTCTTTGGACGCAACAGTGGGCGTGGACTCGTTAAACCATTTGCGCGACATCGATGAGGTTCGATTGAGCAAATTCCCAATGGTGTTGGCGAGGTCATTGTTGACGAGATCGACAAAACGTTGTTGTTGGAAATCACCATCGTCTCCAAATTGAATATCCCTTAAGAGATACCAGCGAACGGCATCTGTGCCGCAGCGATTCAAGAGCAATTCTGGGTCAAGAACATTTCCAATCGACTTGCCCATTTTTTGCCCTTCTCTGGTTAGAAAACCATGGCCAAATACTTTTTTGGGTAAAGGTAAACCTGCTGACATCAACATTGCTGGCCAATACACAGCATGGAAACGCAAGATGTCTTTTCCAATCACGTGTTGATTTGCTGGCCAGCCAATAGTATTTAAGCGATCAAGGTCAATCGTCCCACCGTCGTCTAATAGAGCTGTGAGGTAGCCGAGTAAAGCATCAAACCAGACATAAAAGGTGTGACCTTGATGCCCTGGTACGGGCAATCCCCAATCCACATTGACCCTTGAGATGGAAAAGTCTCGCAATCCACCCGCCACAAAATTTTGAATCTCATTGCGACGACTCGCTGGTGCAATGAAATCAGACTGTTTGATTATTGCTTCAATTTGTTCTTGGTAGTGCGACAAACAAAAGAAAAGGTTTTCTTCATCTCTCCACTCCAATGGTTTCTGGTGAATGGAACAAGTTGGGTTAACTGCTTCGGCAGGATCATCCTTGAACTCCTCGCAGCCAACGCAATACCAACCGGTTTGTCGTCCACTTCTGATATCCCCTGCTTCTTCACAACGTTGGAAAAACTGTTGGACCAGCGGCAAATGGCGTGGTGATGTGGT
The Synechococcus sp. CC9311 DNA segment above includes these coding regions:
- the lptC gene encoding LPS export ABC transporter periplasmic protein LptC: MFRKLELEQKKSSGDIDWKLSSPEARYELSRRLVRAKQPVGILYNKNKPSFEIRAEFAVVINDGEKIILEGDVQLQQINGQKLLIKGERLRWNPELSRLVMEEKPRAFDARSRITATVAVLQQDTNDLTLSGPVQLDRWQDKLALTVKPDTAVRTGNALWNLENGALEADGPVLGQRRNQEGVVLEQLEGRKLTGNTQKGVITVKSPVIVTMPKNKGLLRAKDTSWNFRKQTLKSNDPFEGLIDEIQINGERFSAALDQSTVIIPEGCRIKQPGERLRARKCRWNWETDEVLATGNVRVERDENNQITEAQTLNGSVGEKGSLIFSAPGNKVRSELTIEEKKNGQDQTPQRSQAPVLF
- the metG gene encoding methionine--tRNA ligase; the protein is MIYTLTTPLYYVNDKPHLGSTYTTIACDALARFQRLEGHEVVFVTGVDEHGQKIQRTAADQGISPIDHCNRITASYEKAWNEWDISNDRFVRTTSPRHLPLVQQFFQRCEEAGDIRSGRQTGWYCVGCEEFKDDPAEAVNPTCSIHQKPLEWRDEENLFFCLSHYQEQIEAIIKQSDFIAPASRRNEIQNFVAGGLRDFSISRVNVDWGLPVPGHQGHTFYVWFDALLGYLTALLDDGGTIDLDRLNTIGWPANQHVIGKDILRFHAVYWPAMLMSAGLPLPKKVFGHGFLTREGQKMGKSIGNVLDPELLLNRCGTDAVRWYLLRDIQFGDDGDFQQQRFVDLVNNDLANTIGNLLNRTSSMSRKWFNESTPTVASKDSDQHALRQAAETAIASAREAMPSMAFQKAAESILQLAIQANGYLNDQAPWSKMKKGGQEAQVAVDLYGVLESARLVGWLLKPLVPDLSERILSQLNQPSTTANWSGQLVWGRLESGHPLPQPQPVMQRLELEEAL